The Streptomyces capitiformicae genome contains the following window.
GAACGTGGCGTCGGTCTCGTGCAGCGCCGTACCCGTCGCCTCTGGCCGTACCCACCTGGCCAGGTCGCGTAGGGCAGCGTTCATCAGCGGCCTCCGGCCGCGGGGGCCTCCCGGGATCGGACCACGGACAGGATCCGTGTCGCCGCCCCGGGGTCGAGTACGCCGGGGACCAGTACGCCCAAGACCGTTCGGGGCGCGCGGCTGAGCGGACTCACTCCCACTCAGTCCACAGGAACGGTTTCAGACCGCGCCCGTACCGGGTCGCAGCAGGGCGGCGCCCGCGGGAGCCAGGGTGTGCAGCACGGACTGGCCGTGGCGGTGGCTGAGGATGAGGCCCGCGTCGCGCAGGACGGTGGTGTGGCGGGTGGCGGCGGCCGCGGAGACCCCCGCGGCGCGGGCGAGTTCGCCGGTCGTGGCACCGGTCGCGGTCGCCCGGAGAATGACGGCCCGGGTCGCGCCCAGAAGAGCGGAGAGCGGTGCCTGCGGCTGCTCGGCCTCGGCATCGTCGGCGCGGGGGGCCCGGCGGTGCAGCGGATAGGCGAGGACGGGCGGAAGACCGGAGTCGGCCAGCGACACCGGGGCGCCCCAGCAGAAGTACGACGGCACGAGCGTGAGGCCACGCCCCCGCAGGTACAGATCGCGGTCCTCGGCGGCGTACTCGACCAGCAGGGTGGGAGGTTGCCAGCGCATATACGGTCCCAGCCCGGCCAGGAGCCCGTGGATGCCGCCGTCCAGCAGGGCTCGGGCGCGGACGGAGCGGTCGGCGTCGATGTGCGCC
Protein-coding sequences here:
- a CDS encoding ArsR/SmtB family transcription factor translates to MLRIHFTDADLARVQVASRPDPLWEIFFSLLRFQSRRGLWSYADWHRTARTDLHDKGLTPVVRKVLLPLYPSGAYFPDFLTPAEATEGLDAGLEAILGIPRRRVLRELGILDRVTGAPAWSQGLADDRTRKEFVGTLRTYYDVAIRPHEDHIQAHIDADRSVRARALLDGGIHGLLAGLGPYMRWQPPTLLVEYAAEDRDLYLRGRGLTLVPSYFCWGAPVSLADSGLPPVLAYPLHRRAPRADDAEAEQPQAPLSALLGATRAVILRATATGATTGELARAAGVSAAAATRHTTVLRDAGLILSHRHGQSVLHTLAPAGAALLRPGTGAV